GCGCGTTGGTGAAGCGGGTGCCCTTGAAATTGGGCATCGGATTGGCCTTGCGCCAGATGATGTCATTGAGGATCCAGAAACCGAGATCCTGGATCGCGCTGCCCACCTTGAAGATGTTGTGATAGCTGCCGATCACCCAGATCGAGCCGTCGTCCTTGAGGATGCGGCGCGCCTCGGCCAGCCATTCGCGCGTGAACTTGTCGTATGCCGCGAGGCTGTCGAACTTGTCCCACTCGTCGGTGACTGCGTCGACATGGCTGCCATCGGGGCGATTGAGGTCGCCGCCGAGCTGGAGGTTGTACGGCGGATCGGCGAAGATCAGGTCGATCGACTTGTCCGGCAGTTCGCGCATCCGCTGGACGCAGTCGCCCCGAAGAATCTGGTCGAGCGGCAGCACCGGCACCGGCTTCGCAGCCGCGCGGCCCCGCACGTTTACCTTTTCCAGAACCCCCATTGCACTCAACTCCCTTGCCCGAACCCCCGTATTCGCGGGTCACGGACTCCGTCGTCAAGCGAACATTGGTTAACGAAAATGGCTGCTAAACCGTTAACGACGCAGAACATTCGGGCACCCGCCCAGATGTTGAGTCAAGAAGTTATCCACAGGCGCAAGCGCTGGTGGTGTGGCGAAAAAGACTCAGTTTCGGCGGCGGTACGATTTTGATGGTCGTGCTCCAGCTTTCGCAGGAGCACACAACAATTCGACCGCGGCCCTCAGGCCGCGGTGCCACCCACGGTCAGCCCCTCGACCAGCAACGTCGGCTGCCCCACGCCGGCCGGCACGCTCTGCCCGCCCTTGCCGCACATGCCGACGCCTTCGTCGAGCGCGAAGTCGTTGCCGATCCCGGTAACCCGGTTGAGCACCGTCGGGCCGTCGCCGATCAGGGTCGCGCCCTTGATCGGGCGGCCGAGCTTGCCGTTCTCGATCCGGTACGCCTCGGTGCACGAAAACACGAACTTGCCCGAGACGATGTCGACCTGCCCGCCGCCGAAGCTCTTGGCGTAGATGCCCTTCTTCACGCGCGACAGCAGCTCGGCGGGATCGTCCTCGCCGTCCTTCATGAAGGTATTGGTCATCCGCGGCATCGGCGCATGCTGGAACGATTCGCGGCGGCCGTTGCCGGTCGGCTCGACGCCCATCAGCCGCGCATTCAGCCGGTCCTGCATATAGCCCTTGAGGATGCCGTCCTCGATCAGCACCGTCTCGCGCGTCGGCGTGCCTTCGTCGTCGATCGACAGCGACCCGCGGCGATCGGTGATCGATCCGTCATCGACCACAGTGACGCCGGGTGCGGCGACCCGCTCGCCGATGCGGCCGGAGAAAGCGCTGGTGCCCTTGCGGTTGAAGTCGCCTTCGAGCCCATGGCCCACTGCTTCATGGAGCAGCACGCCCGGCCAGCCGGGGCCGCACAATACGGTCATGTCGCCCGCGGGCGCATCCTCGGCGTCGAGATTGACCAGAGCCTGCGCCAGCGCCTCGTCGATCGCGCGGTTCCACGTCTCGGGCTGGAACAGCCGATCGTAGAGCGTCCGCCCGCCGGTGCCGAAGCTGCCGGTCTCGCGGCGTCCATTCTGCTCGACCACGATCGACACATTGAGCCGGACGAGCGGGCGGACATCGGTGGCGATGAAGCCATCGGGGCGGACGATCTCGACCACGCCCCATGATCCGGTGAGCCCCACCGAGACCTGGACGATGCGCGGATCGCGCGCCCGCGCCGCGGCGTCGATCGTCTGGCAGAGGTTCACCTTGTCGGCGAAGGGCACCAGATCGAGCGGATCATTGTCGGTATAGAGATGGCGGTTGTTGCCCTGGGGCGGCGGTGCCTTGCCGGCCTTGCCCGGCTCGATCAGCGCCATCGTCTCGGCCGCGCGGCGGATCGCCGCCGGACTGATCTCGTTGGCGTGCGCGAATGCCGTGGTCTCGCCCGATACCGCGCGCAGGCCGAACCCCGATTGGGTGTCGAACGACGCGGTCTTCAACCGCCCGTCGTCGAAGCCGAATGCTTCCGACTTGCGATATTGGAGATAGAGCTCGCCGTCCTCGGCGCTCGCGAGCGCGTCGGCGGTCAGCCGCGTCGCGGTTTCGGGATCAAGCTCGCGATACAGGAACGCGCGGGGATCGGAGGGAATCGACATTCCTCCGATATAGGACGCTCAGATGCTGGCGCCAGCCGGATGGTCGGGCAATTGCGACTGGTCGGCACCGTCGGCAGGTCCGCCGATCAGGATAAAGCGCCGGTCGCAATAGCCGCAATCGACATAGCCATGCTCGTCGATCTGCAGGAACACGCGCGGATGGCCCAAAGCGGCGGGCACGCCGGGGCCGCTGCCGTCGCAGGCGACGCGGGCATGGCTGGTACGGATCGTCTCGGGCAGGGGCGCAGTCATGAGTCGCCGATAGCAAGCGCCCGCGCCCGCCTCAAATTCTTTCGTCACCCCGGCACAAGGCCGGCGTGACGGGTAGGAGACTTGGCGAGCGCCGCTCGTCCCCGTAGAGCACATCCCATGACTCAGGCCGCGATCGAGATCGACAATCTCTGCAAGACCTACACCGGTGGCAAGCGCGCGCTCGACGGCGTCAGCTTCGAGGTCCCGCGCGGCCAGATCTTCGGGCTGCTCGGGCCAAACGGCGCGGGCAAGTCGACGCTGATCAACATCCTGGCAGGGCTGGTCAACAAGACTGAGGGCCGCGCGACGATCTGGGGCTTCGACATCGATGCGCACCCGCGCAACGCCAAGGCGAGCATCGGCATCGTCAACCAGGAGATCACCTTCGATCCCTTCTTCACCCCGCGCGAGACGCTGGAGATCCAGGCCGGGCTCTACGGCGTGCCCAAGGCGCAGCGCGATCCGATGGGCCTGCTGCGCGCCGTGCATCTCGAGGACAAGGCCAACGCCTATTCGCGCACGCTTTCGGGCGGCATGAAACGCCGGCTGATGGTCGCCAAGGCGATGGTCCATTCGCCCCCCGTCCTCGTCCTCGACGAGCCGACCGCGGGCGTCGACGTCGAACTCCGCCAGCAGCTCTGGGCCTATGTGAAGCAGTTGAACGCACGCGGCATCACCGTGGTGCTGACCACGCATTATCTGGAGGAAGCCGAGCAGCTCTGCGACCGCATCGCGATCATCAACCACGGCAAGCTCATCGCCAACAAGCCGACGCGCGAGCTGGTCGGCATGGCGCAGGAGAAGGTGGTCGAAGTGACGGTGGACCGCGATGTGCCGGTGCTGCCCGAAAATGCGTGCTTCCAGAAGATCGAATTGAAGGCCGAGCGGACCTTGGTGATCACGTATCGCAAGGACCAGGCGAATGCCGGCGAAGTGCTCGGCGCGGTCCAGGGCGGCGGCTACGGCATCGTCGACGTCTCTACCCGCGAGGCCGATTTGGAGGACGTGTTCCTCAATCTGACCCGGGCAAACGGCTGAGCCCCCTTCCCTAACCTAGCGGGAGCGGAAGCAGCGCAGGATCGTTTCGCGGAGGAACATGGTTCTTTGATCATGTTCGATACGAGGAAGATTCGATGAAGATCCTGATGGTCCTGACCTCCCACGACACGCTGGGCGACACCGGCAAGAAGACCGGTTTCTGGCTCGAGGAGTTCGCGGCCCCCTATTACGTCTTCAAGGATGCGGGCGCGGAGATCGTGCTGGCGTCGCCGGCCGGCGGGCAGCCCCCGCTCGACCCCAAGAGCGACGAGCCCGATTCCCAGACCGAGCAGACCAAGCGGTTCAAGACCGATCCGGACGCGCAGCAGGCGCTGGCGAACACCGTCCGACTCGACACCATCGACGAGGCGGACTTCGACACCGTCTTCTATCCCGGCGGTCACGGCCCGCTATGGGACCTAGCCGAACTGGACAGCTCGATCCGCCTGATCGAGAGCTTCGACCGGGCAGGCAAGCCGATCGCCTTTGTCTGCCACGCGCCCGGTGTGCTGCGCCACGTGAAGGGCGCGGACGGTGCGCCGCTGGTGAAAGGGCGCCGCGTGGCGGGCTTCACCAACTCCGAGGAAGCAGGGGTCCAGCTGACCGATATCGTGCCGTTCCTGGTGGAAGACGAACTCAACAAGCTCGGCGCCCGCTATGAGAAGGGCGCGGACTGGGGTCCCTATGTCGTGATCGATGGCAATCTGGTCACTGGCCAGAACCCGGCCAGCTCCGAAGAGGCGGCGAAGGAACTGCTCAAACAGCTCGGCTGAGGTACGGGCTGGTGGGGCTGAGAGACCTCACCGCCTTTTGCTTGCGAGGAATGCCCACATCACGTCGTTGTCCGCGGCCCAGACATGCCCGGCTTCCGGAGTGATGTGCGCGACCACCTCAGCGCCGCCGCGGCAGTCGGTGTAGCCGCGCTCGATCACGCCGCTTTCGAGCGTGCGCTCCGGCAACGGACGCTGGCACCCGTTGAGATCGGCCCAGCGCGCCTCAGCCTTGCGCATCGTGTATTGCCAGTATCCCGCGCCGCCGCCCTCGATCGGGTTGGTGCCGTCCTTGCCCCCGGCAAAGGCAATGACGGGCATCGTCCGCGCGGGCGTGCAGGTTGCCGCATCGGAGAAACGCGGGTCCGCCGCGGAAGGGTTGCCCGCGCGTAGCCCGACCACCGGCGCGATCGCTGCAAAGTGGTCCGACGCGACGCAGCCGAGCCAGGACGACATTCGCCCGCCGCCCGACAACCCGGTGGCATAGACGCGGCGGCGATCGGCGCACCCCTTAGCCGCCAGCCAGTCGATCGCCGCGCCCAGGAACGCGACGTCGTCGGCATCCTGCGGTCCCGGCACCTTGCCCACGATGGTCGGCACGCCGGGGATGTTCCAGACAAAGCCCTTTTCGACCGGGATGCCGGCATCGGGCGCGGCTAGGACGAAGCCGTGCGCGTCGCTGGTCGCTTCGAGCTTCGAGCCGGCGAGGATCGCAGCGCCATCGCCCCCGCTGCCGTGAAGCGCGAAGACCAGCGGCGCCCTGCCCTTCAGCCCGGCGGGCACGTGGAGCAGCAGCGACCGGCCGGTATGGCCGATCGTCACGCGCTGGGTCGTGCCGGGCGCGCCGAGCGTGCAGGCGGCGGCGGGGACCGTCCACGCCGCGGCAAACACCAGTCCGACGAAACCCAGGCTTTGGCGGCGCATATCTCTCTCCATTTGCAAGGCGAGCCGCTTAGCGCCTACGCGAAACGCGAACCAGCGGAAGAGACGATGGCGAACGATCCTCATATTTCAGACATCCTCGTCATCGGCTCCGGCGCGGCAGGGCTTACCGCGGCGCTCAACCTCGCGTCGCGCTTCAAGGTCACCGTGATTGCCAAGGGCGCGCTCAACGAAGGATCGACGGCCTGGGCGCAGGGCGGAATCGCCGCGGTGCTCGAACCCGGCGACACCTTCGAGAACCATATCGAGGACACGATCGTCGCGGGCGCCGGGCTCAACGACCGCGCCACCGTCGAGATGGTGGTGGAGAATGCCCCCGCCGCGATCGAGCGGCTGGCGAAGCTCGGCGTGCCGTTCAATACCGACAAGGGTGCACTCCACCTCACCCGCGAGGGCGGGCACAGCCATCGCCGCATCGTCCATGTCGACGACGCCACCGGCTGGGCCGTGCAGGAGGCGCTGCTCAAGGCGGCGCGCGCCAATCCCAATATCACCCTCGTCCCCGATATGGTGGTGATCGATCTCGCCACCAGCCGCCACGAGGCGCGCTATTCGGGCGCAGGGAATGTCTGGGGCGTCTATGCCTTCAACCGCGCGACCAACCGCGTCGAACTGTTCACTGCCAACGCCACCGTGCTGGCGACCGGCGGCGCGGGGCGGACGTACCTGTTCTCGACTGCGCCGCGCGGGGCGACCGGCGACGGCATCGCGATGGCATGGCGCGCGGGGTGCCGCATCTCCAACATGGAATTCATGCAGTTCCACCCGACCTGCCTTTACAATCTCGAGGTCAAGAACTTCCTGATCACCGAGGCAGTGCGCGGCGAAGGCGGGCGGCTGATCAACCCGCAGACCGGCAAGCGCTTCATGACCGACTACGACCCCGCGCGGATGGAGTTGGCACCACGCGACGTAGTGGCGCGGGCGAACGACGCCGAGATCAAGCGCGATGGCCTCGACTATGTCCATCTCGACATCAGCCATATGGGCCCGGATTTCGTGAAGCAGCACTTCCCGACGATCCACGCCCGGCTGCTCGATCTCGACATCGACATGACCCGCGAGCCGATCCCGGTCGTCCCCGCCCAGCATTACACTTGTGGCGGCGTGGTGGTGGACCGCGACGGGCGCACCGACCTGCCCAATCTCTATGCCGCAGGCGAAGTCAGCCAGTCGGGGCTGCATGGCGCCAATCGCCTCGCCTCCAATTCGCTGCTCGAATGCTTCGTGTTCGGCGAGGCGGTGGCCAACCACATCACCGCGAACTGGAGCGATCTCGCCCCGCCCCCGCCCATTCGCCCTTGGGACGAGAGCCGCGTCACCGATTCCGACGAGGAAGTGGTGATCAAGCAGAACTGGACCGAAATCCGCCGCTTCATGTGGAATTATGTCGGCATCGTCCGCTCGACCAAGCGGCTCGAGCGCGCCCAGCACCGCATCCAGATGCTCCGCGGCGAAGTGAACGACTATTACGGCCATTTCCGCGTGACCGCGGATCTGATCGAGCTGCGCAACCTGCTTGAGAGCGCCGACCTGATCGTCCGCTCGGCGCTCCATCGCAAGGAAAGCCGCGGGTTGCACTACACGCTCGATTATCCCGAGACGCTCGATGTGGCCGTGGACACCATCCTCGTGCCCTGAACCTCAGGCCTTCCCTACGGATTTGCCCCAATGGCAGAAGCCGGAGCGCGGCCCCACATCAGAGGACAACGGTTAGGTTTCCTCTCCGTTCACGATTCGTCGCTATCGTTACCGGATTCGTCGCATCTCACTGCGCCCGGGCTTTGATGCGAGTTGCGTTCGCCGCATGTTTAGAGATGCGCAAGGGGCTGCATTTGTGAAGAATTTTGTGGGTTTCTCAAAAGTCGAACGGGCATTGACCCTTGCCGGGCTTGGTCCGGCGATGTTGCTCGGCTGCGCCGTGCACGAAGATACGCAGCTCGCCGCCTATCTGCCGGCACCCAGCTACAGCGTGCTGATGCCCTTCCCGTCCGCCAAGGCAGCGACGGCCCGGCCGCGCGTGCCGGCACCGGTCGATCTGGTGACGAGCATCGACTCCATCACCCGCAATTTCGCCGGGCTGGCCGGTATCGCCGTCACCAGCGTCGATGATGGCTGGATCGCCAGCAACGCCACCGCCAGCCGCCCGCTGCCGCAGCAGAGCGTGAGCAAGCTGTGGGTGGCGATGACCGTGCTCGACGCCGTCGATCGCGGCACGGTGCGGCTCGATGATCCGCTTACGATCACGCGGTCGGATTTCACGCTGTTCCACCAGCCGATTGCGGCGCTGGTCAAGGGCGATGTCGGGTACACCACCACCGTCGGCGAGATCATGCGCCGCGCGATGCAGATGAGCGACAACACCTGCAACGACAAGCTGCTGCGCCTGGTCGGCGGGCCGCAGGCGGTGCGCGACTTCATTGCGCGCAAGCAGCTGGGCACGATCCGCTTCGGCCCCGGCGAGAAACTGCTCCAGGCGGGCACTGCGGGCCTCGAATGGCGCCCCGAATATTCGATGGGGAATAGTTTTGCCGTCGCCCGCTCCAAGCTTTCGGCCGATGTGCGCCGCGCGGCGTACGAAGCCTATATCAAGGATCCGCCAGACGGCGCGGCGCCGATCGCGATCGCCGATTCGCTTGCGCGGCTTCAGCGCGGCGAGCTGCTTTCGCCGAATTCGACCGCGTGGCTGCTCGCCACGATGGGCGGCGCCAAGACTGGCAAGGCACGGGTGCGCGGCGCGGTTCCGCCGGGCTGGCTCTATGGCCACAAGACCGGTACCGGCCAGGATCTCGGCAGCCGCACCGCGGGCTTCAACGATGTCGGCATCCTGACTGCGCCCGACGGCCGCTCCTATGCCGTCGCAGTGATGATCGGCGACACCGCGCGCCCGATCCGCGAGCGCCAGTTGCTGATGCAGGCAGTGGCGAGCGCGATCGTCGCGCATCACCGCCCGACCGGCCCGATCATGGCAGGCGCCCGCCCTTCGCGGTGACCGCAACGGCGAGGCTGGGGTGCCTTGCAATGTAGGATTTCATCTGCTTGCCTTTGCGGAGCGGCTCGGCCGTTCGCGCTTTGAAATCGGCGGGTCAGGCGGCCTCGATTAACGGACCGTCGGGATTAGACCGCAAGCAGCGGGGGGCGCCGCGCAGGTCGCACGGCTAGGCCCGCGCAATGACCGATACCATCGACTGGACCGCCGCCGCCGAGGCGCTAGACACCAATGGCTGGGCAGTGCTGCCCGGGCTTCTCGACCCCGAGACTTCCGCACAGGTCGCGGCACTCTATGACGCGCCCGAGCTCTTCCGCAGCCAGGTGATCATGGCCCGTCACGGCTTCGGCCGCGGCGAATATCGCTATTTCGCCTATCCGCTGCCCGATCCCGTGCAGGACCTTCGCACCCGGCTCTATCCCCCGCTCGCCGGCCTCGCCAATCGCTGGCACGCCCGGATGGGAATCGAGCGACGCTTCCCCGAATCCCATGCCGAGTGGCTCGCCCAATGCCATGCCGCCGGGCAGACGCGGCCGACGCCGTTGCTCCTCCGCTACGGGCCCGGCGATTATAATTGCCTGCATCAGGATCTGTACGGCGACCATGTCTTCCCGCTCCAGCTCGCGGTATTGCTCTCCGAACCGGGGTGCGACTTCGCCGGCGGCGAATTCCTCCTGACCGAACAGCGCCCGCGGATGCAGTCGCGCGCGGCGGTGGTGCCGCTCCGCCAAGGCGATACAGTGATATTCGCAGTCAACCAGCGCCCGGTACGTGGCGGCAAGGGCGATTACCGCGTGACGATGCGCCACGGGGTAAGCGCAGTGCATATCGGCCGGCGGCATACGCTCGGGATCATCTTCCACGACGCCAGCTAACGCTAAGGCTTTGCCCGGCCCGCCCGCTCGGCTATCCCGGCGCCGATGCCCCATCTCTATCTCGTCGACGGCTCCGGCTATATCTTCCGCGCCTATCACCGGCTGCCGCCGCTCACCAACAAGCATGGCGAGCCGGTCGGCGCGGTCTATGGCTATACGACGATGCTGTGGAAGCTCGCCGACGAGTTGCACAAGGCTGACGGCCCGACGCACATGGCAGTGATCCTCGACAAGTCGAGCCACACCTTCCGCAACGAAATGTACGACAAGTACAAGGCGCAGCGACCGCCGCCGCCCGAGGATCTGGTCCCCCAGTTCCCGATGATCCGAGACGCCACCCGCGCCTTCTCGCTGCCGTGCATCGAGGAAGAAGGCTGGGAGGCCGACGATCTGATCGCCAGCTATGCCAAGGCGGCGCTGGCGCAAGGCTGGCAAGTGACGATCGTCAGCTCGGACAAGGATCTGATGCAGCTGATCGAGCCCGGGCTCGACATGTACGACACGATGAACAACCGCCGCCTGAGCGACGATGCGGTGATCGAGAAGTTCGGAGTGCCGCCCGGGCAATTGGGCGAAGTGCTCGCGCTGATGGGCGACAGCGTCGACAACGTCCCCGGCGTGCCCGGGATCGGACCCAAGACCGCGGCCAAGCTGATCCAGGAATTCGGCGACGTCGAGGCAGTCCTCGCCGCCGCGCCGGGGATGAAGCCCAGCAAGATGCGCGAGAATCTGATCGAGCACGCCGAGATGGCGCGGCTTTCCCGCAAGCTGGTTACGCTGGCGTGCGACGTGCCGTTGCCAGATCCCCTCGACCAGCTCGAATTGCAGGGCATTCCTGATGCGCCGCTGCGCGCATTCCTCGAGCATCACGGCTTCAAGTCGCTGATCGCGCGGCTCTCGGCAGTGGCCGACGCACCGGTC
This genomic stretch from Sphingomonas sp. LM7 harbors:
- the tldD gene encoding metalloprotease TldD produces the protein MSIPSDPRAFLYRELDPETATRLTADALASAEDGELYLQYRKSEAFGFDDGRLKTASFDTQSGFGLRAVSGETTAFAHANEISPAAIRRAAETMALIEPGKAGKAPPPQGNNRHLYTDNDPLDLVPFADKVNLCQTIDAAARARDPRIVQVSVGLTGSWGVVEIVRPDGFIATDVRPLVRLNVSIVVEQNGRRETGSFGTGGRTLYDRLFQPETWNRAIDEALAQALVNLDAEDAPAGDMTVLCGPGWPGVLLHEAVGHGLEGDFNRKGTSAFSGRIGERVAAPGVTVVDDGSITDRRGSLSIDDEGTPTRETVLIEDGILKGYMQDRLNARLMGVEPTGNGRRESFQHAPMPRMTNTFMKDGEDDPAELLSRVKKGIYAKSFGGGQVDIVSGKFVFSCTEAYRIENGKLGRPIKGATLIGDGPTVLNRVTGIGNDFALDEGVGMCGKGGQSVPAGVGQPTLLVEGLTVGGTAA
- a CDS encoding zinc-finger domain-containing protein translates to MTAPLPETIRTSHARVACDGSGPGVPAALGHPRVFLQIDEHGYVDCGYCDRRFILIGGPADGADQSQLPDHPAGASI
- a CDS encoding ABC transporter ATP-binding protein is translated as MTQAAIEIDNLCKTYTGGKRALDGVSFEVPRGQIFGLLGPNGAGKSTLINILAGLVNKTEGRATIWGFDIDAHPRNAKASIGIVNQEITFDPFFTPRETLEIQAGLYGVPKAQRDPMGLLRAVHLEDKANAYSRTLSGGMKRRLMVAKAMVHSPPVLVLDEPTAGVDVELRQQLWAYVKQLNARGITVVLTTHYLEEAEQLCDRIAIINHGKLIANKPTRELVGMAQEKVVEVTVDRDVPVLPENACFQKIELKAERTLVITYRKDQANAGEVLGAVQGGGYGIVDVSTREADLEDVFLNLTRANG
- a CDS encoding type 1 glutamine amidotransferase domain-containing protein; translated protein: MKILMVLTSHDTLGDTGKKTGFWLEEFAAPYYVFKDAGAEIVLASPAGGQPPLDPKSDEPDSQTEQTKRFKTDPDAQQALANTVRLDTIDEADFDTVFYPGGHGPLWDLAELDSSIRLIESFDRAGKPIAFVCHAPGVLRHVKGADGAPLVKGRRVAGFTNSEEAGVQLTDIVPFLVEDELNKLGARYEKGADWGPYVVIDGNLVTGQNPASSEEAAKELLKQLG
- a CDS encoding PHB depolymerase family esterase, whose amino-acid sequence is MRRQSLGFVGLVFAAAWTVPAAACTLGAPGTTQRVTIGHTGRSLLLHVPAGLKGRAPLVFALHGSGGDGAAILAGSKLEATSDAHGFVLAAPDAGIPVEKGFVWNIPGVPTIVGKVPGPQDADDVAFLGAAIDWLAAKGCADRRRVYATGLSGGGRMSSWLGCVASDHFAAIAPVVGLRAGNPSAADPRFSDAATCTPARTMPVIAFAGGKDGTNPIEGGGAGYWQYTMRKAEARWADLNGCQRPLPERTLESGVIERGYTDCRGGAEVVAHITPEAGHVWAADNDVMWAFLASKRR
- the nadB gene encoding L-aspartate oxidase, with the protein product MANDPHISDILVIGSGAAGLTAALNLASRFKVTVIAKGALNEGSTAWAQGGIAAVLEPGDTFENHIEDTIVAGAGLNDRATVEMVVENAPAAIERLAKLGVPFNTDKGALHLTREGGHSHRRIVHVDDATGWAVQEALLKAARANPNITLVPDMVVIDLATSRHEARYSGAGNVWGVYAFNRATNRVELFTANATVLATGGAGRTYLFSTAPRGATGDGIAMAWRAGCRISNMEFMQFHPTCLYNLEVKNFLITEAVRGEGGRLINPQTGKRFMTDYDPARMELAPRDVVARANDAEIKRDGLDYVHLDISHMGPDFVKQHFPTIHARLLDLDIDMTREPIPVVPAQHYTCGGVVVDRDGRTDLPNLYAAGEVSQSGLHGANRLASNSLLECFVFGEAVANHITANWSDLAPPPPIRPWDESRVTDSDEEVVIKQNWTEIRRFMWNYVGIVRSTKRLERAQHRIQMLRGEVNDYYGHFRVTADLIELRNLLESADLIVRSALHRKESRGLHYTLDYPETLDVAVDTILVP
- a CDS encoding serine hydrolase, whose translation is MGFSKVERALTLAGLGPAMLLGCAVHEDTQLAAYLPAPSYSVLMPFPSAKAATARPRVPAPVDLVTSIDSITRNFAGLAGIAVTSVDDGWIASNATASRPLPQQSVSKLWVAMTVLDAVDRGTVRLDDPLTITRSDFTLFHQPIAALVKGDVGYTTTVGEIMRRAMQMSDNTCNDKLLRLVGGPQAVRDFIARKQLGTIRFGPGEKLLQAGTAGLEWRPEYSMGNSFAVARSKLSADVRRAAYEAYIKDPPDGAAPIAIADSLARLQRGELLSPNSTAWLLATMGGAKTGKARVRGAVPPGWLYGHKTGTGQDLGSRTAGFNDVGILTAPDGRSYAVAVMIGDTARPIRERQLLMQAVASAIVAHHRPTGPIMAGARPSR
- a CDS encoding 2OG-Fe(II) oxygenase, whose product is MTDTIDWTAAAEALDTNGWAVLPGLLDPETSAQVAALYDAPELFRSQVIMARHGFGRGEYRYFAYPLPDPVQDLRTRLYPPLAGLANRWHARMGIERRFPESHAEWLAQCHAAGQTRPTPLLLRYGPGDYNCLHQDLYGDHVFPLQLAVLLSEPGCDFAGGEFLLTEQRPRMQSRAAVVPLRQGDTVIFAVNQRPVRGGKGDYRVTMRHGVSAVHIGRRHTLGIIFHDAS